The genome window CATGGTTTAACTGAACTGTACACATGACATTATGCctgatgagttttttttttttttttgtcccttgtATCTCTGACCTCgctgtttttaaaattaataaaaaagtAAGTGTCTGTAGAGTGGAAATTAGGAACACTAAAAATTTAGAATTGTACTTCCATaagtgacaaaaaacagattaaaagaatGTCAGAACTGAGGAAACAGGCTAAGATACAGTATGATCCAGTGTATCTAGAAGGGGGCTCAAACAAGACTGCATactgcatttcccataatgcaacgcGATAGTCTTTTTGTCAAGCTTTTGCAGTGCTACAGTAGACAGGCTGAGTAGTACTCTCCACAATAAACTGATTCTGATGTGTGGACTGGTGGAGTGTGCTTAATAACTTCTGTCAGACATCAAGCATCTAAACTGACTGGCTTTACTGAAGTTCCCACAGCTTAGTTGTGCACTGTGCAGTCATGTAGTAAAGGATTGCGTGATGGCACATTCTCAATATGAAATGATTTGGATCGGGGTGAAGCTAGAAGTAATGGATTGGGACCAAACTCACTATTGCGCCGTTTGTCTTGCTTACTAGGATGCATTTCTCCAATATAATCCTGCAACGGACAAAAAATAACCACTACTATGCCTCTATCATTGAGTTCTGATGCAGTCTTGGTCAGGGATTTACCAGCTCCTTGTTTGCTCAGGGCTGGCTGACTGAAACTGCGAAGTAGTGCAATGTAAATGGTGAAAACTGAACTCCCAACAAGCACGAGTACtttgaaaatgacagcatttaAGCGCCTGTGCGGTTGATTTTTGTGTTGTCCACTGAGATAGTACTGGAGAGGCACATCCAGACAGGCAAGCTGCAGCGACCTGAAAGGTCAAGGTCTGTCGGTGGACAGACAGTGAACGAGGTCGGGGTAGAAAATGGCTTAGAGGTGTGCTTGAAAAGAAGCAAACTGCATTTTGACCCAAACTGGCAGCAGAATGTTAAATGGCCTAGAGAGAGAGGTTTAGGAGGCAAAGGAGTTTAAAACTTAAAAGAATAACCATCCCCACCCATTTGAGCTTGTACAAGCCTACGACAgaaccacataaacacacacacacacacacaaaaccacatcaCTATGCACCGggttaaaaacaacatgtcatCCATTCATTGTGGACAGATAGACCTCCCGACTATTTCACTGTTCCATTCACAGCTTTCCCAAGCAGCACACTGCAGTCACAACCTGAACACAGAAAGAACGTGTGCAGCGTGTTTTTGGATTTACTACAACATCCTGGTTCCAACACAcctgaggaggacaaaaaaaaaaacaaacccagctCATACTGTGGGATCACCTTTGAAAATAGAACATTAAAAATCCTTTTGTCCCAGTCTTAAAACGAGGAGGTTATCCCCCTATCTATATTACATTTAAACCTAAAACAACTACAAAAAGGGACTGAAGGACTCTTCCAGGACACAAAATAGAGCTGAGGCACTGTCCTTTAACACTGCCATGATGGATCACGTGTCGTCCTGCTTCCATGATTAAAAAAGTCCCACACACTATTTTCAACAGCTAACAGACTCATCATTCTCCATTCTCAAACCCTTGTGAAGTCTGACCAGTGGAGCTGGTGTAAGAGAAGTTTTaatgctaaaaaacaaaaataagtaaaatcaaagttaaaaaaaaagaaagaaaagggtgCCAGAGAAAAGTGAATCCATGGCTTCATCAACAGTAAGGAGGAGGGGAGTGTTTCCACATCTTCCATGTGAGAAGAAGGGAGGCTGCTACTTTGCCAAGGTGGTTAAGACAACCAAACTGTGCTCCACCCGCccgtctctctcacacacaaacacacacacactcctggttGTGCACCTCTTCCTCCGTCAAGTGAACAAGAGCGCAGCCAGACTCCTGTGCAATGCTTGGTAGTCCTCTGTGTCAATTAAGAGtcctgtgtgtatatgtgtgtgtgggggtatatgtgtgtgtgtgtgtatgtgtgtgtgctgcaggtggtgCATGTTGAGGCCTCCATGGTGCACAGGTGGATGGGAGGGTTTCACCGAGGAGCTGCAGACTGGAGGCCGCTGGGTGTGACCCGGGACAGAGCCTGCAGAGGACAGACGAAAAACATCATGTCATTTTCATGATGACCTCATCAACAACGGCCATGCCATCTGCAGGTAGAGAGCACATCATGAGGGGGGGCGGTGATGAAAAGGCTTACAAATTAATGTTGGAAGTGATGAAATAGAGTGATAAATCGCCAAATGATTTGATAAACTTGATCGacgtttcatttttttttttttacttccaaCCCTCAGAGCACATAATCGAATCAACCAGAGGTGTGGCGTCAAGTCACATGACTTGGGACTCTAGACTTAAGGTCAGAGTGTGTGGAAAAATACACGACTTCCCCTAATACTCCACACCCATGAAGTGACGTCATGTAACTGTGGGGGCAAAGGGGTGAGTCTGGGTTTGAGCGTGTTTTCCAAATATGTGAAGGGCGTGTTCAAGCGAGTCTCCCCCATTTCCCATCTCACTGTTTCCATCAAACCAgcaaacaaaggcaaacacaaaaagaaatgaagacgTCACCATTATTAGTGCGTCAGTGTTAAACTGTGGGCTTCATCTGAGGCGTGTTCTGATGAACACATGGTCCAAAGTGAGGTGTGTGGATTATCCTCAGTAACCAGGACAACGCTTTTAAGCACCCTGATGCTGTTGCACCAAACACAAAACTCACCTCCTACTGTATTTTGGTGAAATCTGATGTATTTCTGCATTGCTTGATACCACCAGAGTTAACCCAATATATATCTTTTGTAATTTGAGTGATCTGACcttgtaaaatgaaatgaactctTCAAATGGACAAGCAGGCCCCTCAGTAACAAAAGCAGAGAGAGTCTGGTTTTATATGCAGACACAAGAAACTGTCATACATGCATATTAATACATGCAAATGATTTTAATTATTCAACAGGATTTGGGTTGTTAACGAGCTGCTCTTTAACCACaagagcacagcagcagtgatcacacagacaaaacaaggctCAGTGCGGACTCAAGACAAGTCTGAGCTGAATTACTATCACAGACAATTCCTCCTGGATGTTGGATCTTTCCATCATCATAGTTGCTTTTGCAGATTTTGCAGATGGAAAACGTTGCCGAAAATTGTTTTAATGCAACTCTGCTGAAAGATACAGACAGAAACTTAATGtattgtaatgtgtgtgtgtgtgtgtattgccCTTTGAGGACGACCCCTTCAATCACGTCTTAGgataaacagaaacacacaccaaacacttCAAAAGGAATAAAAGGGCCTGGATTCCAACTCCACATCGGCAAAGAGAAATTAAATCTGTATATGTGAACATAGTTCATGATTATAAATCGCCTGTTCAGGTTTGACGACATTATTCACGATGACACACTTGAGACAAACAActacagctgctggctgaagcaGACTGAAGTAAACACTGTTTTCAACTTAATCTGGCTGTTACACGCTTTGACCTCCAGGGGGAGCACCATGTCCACAAGAAAGACCAGAACAAAGGACCAAATGAAGCCATTGAACAGCGGGAGCAGGATGGTAGGAGATGCTCTTAAAACTACGTCCAAAAGAAGACAATGCTTATTTCCCCTCATATCTCAACTGCTCTCATTAGTCTGTGTCTTAATTATGCTGTTAAAAGCaattttgctgttgctgtttggttgtttcatttcagttcttttaattgtaaaatacaaaaaagggGAACAAACTAACATAtaggaagaaatgaaaagggAAGTAATTTGTCCTTCAGCATGGCCTCAAACAGATCTGCACTTGCTGATCTATACTGTGTGTTAACTTGAGATAGATGGTTCCGTTTTTTTAGACGCGTCAATATTTGTTAGGCAAATAGCAGCACTGATGATTTCATTAGATAATATTTACAGCAGCGCAATGCAAAGcccttcctttgtttttttattctcccCACCGACTGAATGAATATTTCTTCAACCTTTTCCTTCCCTACTGCTGATTCGCAGCTTGGTACACCAGACCTAGTGGAGGATTTGGTGCGTTCCGTAACTACGCTTGGttcgtgtctctgtgtgcctTACCTGTGAGGTGGACATGCGAGACGCATCCTGGCGTCCCGTCAggtctgaggaggagatgttGACAGGTGCTCCGCGGTGAAGGCGCATGCtcaccttcctctccttctccaaacctgaaagacaaaaaggaacAAGAAGTCCAATCATTACAGTCAGTGGATGGAAAAGGCAACAGTGTTGTGGGCACGCACCCACAGAGAGCTCGGCTAGAAAAACAgatcaataaaaatgaacatgaactgCTATTTTAAAGAAAGTGATGAACAAAATCATAACATAGTGACACCTTACTGCTGAGTCTTCCTGTTCTGTGTTCACCATCCAACAAATTATAAATCGAActacaataaatgaaaaaaacattgatcTTTCAACTGGTtgactgcagcttttctttgtcctgttaaattgtgtgtgtgctgacctgtGTGTGAGGCGGGGTTAAGTGGCGAGGGGGCTGCGACGTCCTGAGCCGCCCTGGCTCTTCCTGAGGCCGAGGCCATGCCCCTGGCCCCGGGGTTCCTGCTGTGCCTCAGCCTCTCCTCCCGCTCCCGACGCTCCCGCTCTGCGTCCTCCGCGGCCCTGTTGGcaccctaacacacacaaacacacaaatgatcCTCACATGACATGGTATGTAGATGATAaaatctcacaaacacacaccaggcGGTATTCATCTGGCTGAAACAAGTGGTTCACAACAAGTTTACCCAGTTTGGTGAATCCAACTTGGAAGAACATGAAAATGCTCTTGCATGAAGCCCACTGTATCTACTTAATACAGTACAAACaacaattcaataaaaataagccGATCCCTACACAAAGTCAGTCTGTTAAGGCTAAATGTAAATCATTCCTAACTTGATGATAACAATGCAGCTAAACATGTTATAATACATATATTAAATGCCTGTGCATTGAACAGATTTTCTCCTGAAGCTACGGCTGGTGGAAATACGTCATCACAGCATGCTTGACATGACAGAAAACGATTATTTGTGCTATTTTTTCCTGGCTAATTAAGTTCTGCAAGTTTTTTAGGTGCAAAATGATGCCCACTTAAAAAATTTGCTCCATTTTTGGCGTCATGGCAACTGAAAGGTAAGAACGTTTGGGGGGGAATAAAACTTGTTGCTGGCCAGATTAGTCTGAGTGACGGTAAAGTTAAGGTTTGTTAGCCTGTATAAATAGTGCCTGTGTGTAGTTTTGGCTCCTTGTATGTTCAGATCTTGTGAAactttcaataaaaataacaggaaaagAACAGAGGGAGTGTGGTAGATCAGATTTAGTTTGACTGTAAATACACATTTCAGTGAGCAGCACTGGAACTGTTGATCACATCTCATGCGGTTGAAAAAGCTATTAAATTgagttgagattattttgtcactCAACAAGCTTACAGTCGTGTTGATGTCAACAAGAATGCTGCTGTTCCACTTGTTAAGCTCTTTGAACTCACACAGAatgtgagtttgtttttattatactcTGCATTGAGAACAGCCTCTGAATGCACTCAATCAATTGAGATGACAAAGAATGAAGTGAATCCATCAGCGTGATGAAACTACTTACAAATTTGAGCATGTTCCAGTCGAAGACGTAGTCATAGGAGAAGCCCTGTCTGTGGAAAAGGTTCCTGAAGAGCTGCCGGAGGTATGAGTAGTCGGGCTTGTCGTCGAATCGCAGAGAGCGGCAGAAGTTCAGGTAGGTGGCAAACTCCGCTGcgggggaggaagaggatgggaAAGTTCACAAACAATATTCAAAGCTGCAGCTTTGTGGCAAATACTTCAACACAGACAATACCAGGAGCACTGAGCGTTTGTTTTAGATCAACACAAGTACATCCGAACCAAACCAATAACAGGGAGGGAGCAGATAAACGTACATGGGTAGCCTTTGCAGAGGACCTCAATGGGAGTGGACATTTTCTTCTCACTGATGCGTTCGTACTTCTGCCTTTTGGTGGCAGCTTTGAGGCCCTGCCAGGGCAGAGAGCCCAGGTTGAAGTACATGAGGACGTAGCCCAGCGACTCCAAGTCGTCCCGTCTGGACTGTTCTgtagacagagaggagaaagtcagGTCAGCAGGCAGGGGGGGACCATCCAGTCATGactagggctgcagctaacaactattttgataatggaTTAATCTGTGACTTCATTGAATAAAAGGAGAAGACGCTGCCACAGTGAATGCCATGCATCAGAACATACACCCCACTAATCAATGATGAAATTAGTTAAGAACTATTTCGAGGTTGATCTTAATCGATGTAATCGATCAGATGTTACATCGGGCAGGATTTTGTGGATGCTTACCGATGCCCAGATGTGTGTTGATGGAGGCGTAGCGGGCGGTGCCGGTCAGGTTCTTGTTCTCGCGGTAGGGGATGTGCTGGTGTGTGCGGGCGTCGCGGTATTTCTTGGCCAGGCCGAAGTCGATGATGTAGACCAGGTTGCCCTTCTTGCCCAGCCCCATCAGGAAGTTGTCTGGCTTCACGTCTCGGTGGATGAAGTTCTTGGAGTGGATGTATTCAATGCGGCTGATCTAGAGGGGAGATTGTGAGATGATCAGTGTCGACAGGAAAACATGGCggaaaaagactggaaacagtgggaaaCTGCTAGCCAGCCTTTGTGTGAAGACACTAAAtttgcctaccagcacctctgaggTCAGATGAACACAAAGGTGGTTTCCAGAAACCTTGAGAGTCATTTTTGATTACCAGCAGAACTTGAagatcctgttttttttttgttttttttatgaagatACATTGCCCAACACCCTCCCTTCTTATCTAACAGCTCATGGACTACATGAAGAGATCAACAGCCACAAAACTCGACGCTGAACAGATGAGTAAATTCCAGTATGCAGCCgccccttccccttccccttttGTCTCCCTTCCTCTCCGGCTCTCACCATCTggtcagccagcagcaggactgTCTTGAGGCTGAACTTCCGAGAGCAGAAGTTGAACAGATCCTCCAGACTGGGCCCCAGCAGCTCCATCACCATCACATTGTAGTCGCCCTCGGCCCCGCACCATTTTATCGTCGGGATACccactggaggagaggagggagcagaaAAGACAGCAAAGGTTACATTTAGtgcttatttattatttttttcatttagcgTTATCTATGTGGtcatcaaacaaacagaaaacctaTGCcaaggagcactgaagctgttctggaggctTGTGGTggacaaataataaaatgttttctttttattggtCAGGCATCTCCATCACTCTGTTATTTGGTTGATGAGCTCTTTGTAGGATTAAGGCAATAGGAGTTACGTGTCTTTCGACCTCGCCGGTGTGTATCAAACTTGTGAGAAATGGTCCAAAACCTTGACTTCTGAGTCAAAACATTCTTAGTGAGAAATGGGATGAATATTTTGTGGCTCGGAGGAAACAAGACGTCACCATGGACTCAAGcattaatcgagaaaataatcatcagatgcACACCGTTTTGTGATGAAGACTCCAATCACTCATTGTGTCCACCATCATCGCTTCAAAAAATTAAAGAAGATCACTGCCTCATGATGAATAGGTACAGATATGCTATTATTTAAATCTTAAATGAGTTAGAGTAACCATTTTAAAGTCATTAGCTGAGTTTTCATTACActtgttcgcaaaataaaagcgatatttctgaaatttcagCAAAGTTCGAATGcaacttgcaggtgtttccactgaacagtgttttgccatccagccgaaattctcgtaagttctcggacgtcccgcgagatgtttgtgcgtgctgtgcgttggtaaaacttaacacaaagccttatagttaaaaagcacatgcatgctcctggacttgtaggattgcgcatactctaatgcacaaatgcatcacatcaTCACTTTGTTATTATGCCAGGCTCGCTCtcacagcgtcagctcgcgccggcggagcagcagcagaatacaggactgtgaattactgaagtgtcctttgaacatattttctatcagtaattatattaaagttaatggcgtgcacaCGTTTCTTCCACAttgctgaggtgcacacactcatcacaagttcatctcacgattaatgaaaagggaatgattagattttgcaaagtgcgcagatcacagctgtcagattgtctttaacagatcagccagcatgacagctggaacagctggagtgtttttgtctgctacttattgagatccagaaaacatacaaacactacaaaattgacTAGAcattatatctgactgcatgcggccggcccgaaactggagtccgctgacctcggagacgtgtaaattcgaaaaaagtgtttccattacacttttgcaatacacctaaatatcgacacgtctgaaaaaccacctcatgagagcgtaaaaatgtttttgcgatatttgagaggattttcgaaatttaggtgtttccattaccgtttttttattgcgatatttaggatttgcgcatttctagaGGCAATGGAAAAGCAGCTATTGAGTTGCCATagaatgtttgtttgtgattcatatagtttctttttttactgtttctgttcCCAAAGTTTGCTAGCAAGTTTCTGTACActgtcatttttatatttagtcATTCATTGTCATTCTAACTCAGACATTCACATATTGTACTTCTTATGACTGAtacaaatgtgtttaatgtgaatATTATTTCTAATGCTTACAagcaaatgtgtgcatgcaaagCCTGCTTCAATGCATGAGGGGGGGCATTGTGGGTAGACACAATAATCCTTATTTCACTACACTAACACATTTTTCTAATGCTGTCTGATGCACGCCAGTGTAACGCTACAGTAGGGAATAGAAATGGCTATATTGGAAGCAGCTAAATTTGAAAAGCTTGATCACGTACACGGTGCCGACGCCCCGACATACAGGAGGAGTGTTAAAGCAGAGGGCCAGCTGGTTTAGTAGTGGCTGGTAATTGGCTGACGTTGCCAAGGCGAGGAGGCCATCTGGCATTTCCTTCTACAGGCAGACcacaacaaaatgctgctaCTCAGCATctagcaccacacacacacatacactgtgcATCAGCTATTTATATACATACAAACGCAAATACTTCCCACAGTCTGGGTCAGCCACCGTGCCCCAATAAATCCTACCATGCTggaacaaaaatacaaatgcatgtgtgtgcacagttgTGCTTAAAGAGACAAACTGTCTCCTGTAGGTGCTCACTTCTTTTGACAGTGAGGACAGAACACGTTGAGCAGCTAGTGGAGGAAAACTAGTTTAGAGAGTAAAGTCGAGGCATGCCACGGCGGTTTCAGTGGCCACCTGTGCAGCGCAGGCTTTCGGGCTGCCAACATGAAACCTCTGATGATGAGTGTGATAAGAGAATGCAGTTGTTGATTTTCTTCAACATAGCTGGCAGAACATTTAAAGACACACTCCCTGagttctttgttttagtgccAAACTCACAGTAGCATGCCCGTTCGCACATACACAGTCAGAGTGGCAGGTTCTTTCTTGCTTCTTCCATGCTTTAAATTTGTGGATATGTTTAGAGTTGAGCACAACAATCACACACTCAGCTCTGATTGGGAGGTTTTTTCTCATGTCGCCAGGGCCAATACTCTGGTGCATGACAGCATCATTAAATTCCAGATAAATGTGTTTCCGAGCACTGTTGTGCTGCTGGTGTAGTTGTATAAATGGCAATTTCAGTTTGTTGGTTGTTCGACCAAAGCTACTATATTTACTGCCACAACcttttgtgcagacatgcacGGTCCCCAGAGCATGAAGCCTGCTAACTGtgctgatcctctgactttgcCTCTAGTGCCACcctgaggttgacatttgtgtctttgagtgaaatatctctaaGTATTCATGGTCCCCTAAGAATGAAACGACAACTTGTGAATCCTTGCTTCTATTATCGCTTCAGGGTCCTCTTACACCATCATCATGCCAAAACATTACGCTGTACAATACTTTAGTTTATGGCactgtttagtgctaattagctaatatGCACTAACATGCTCAACCAAGATGGTGAAAATGGTAATTGTTATACTTGTATATTGAGCTGTGCTTCTGTGAGCCATGGGCTCCAGGTTGTCCTTCCTGCATGCAGAGGACATTTGCACAAAGTAGAACCTTTCTGAGCTTCTTCGCACTGCACTGCTTGTCACCTCTGAAGTCGTAAATCATGGTAGGCGGCACCAGCATATTTTAGAGGTCCAGTTCACAATGAACAGCATTCTGTCatgccttcagtgtgtgtgtgtgtgtgtgtgtgtgtgtgtgtgtgtgtgtgtgtgtgtgtgaagaggaggGTCAAGCCAGACAGGTTCTCCCAGCTCGCCATTCACATGTGACATTAACATCCACAGCAGGAAAATCAGATACTGAATATGTTACTCTCTTACCAATACCTACCTCAAGTTAGCTCTTCAGTTAACTCCACAGTCTGTCACTAAATCCTAAATATTGATCAATTTCTATAAAGCTAATGATTGTACTGATGCTGTCTATATTTTTTAGTGGTTGTAAATATTCATAAAGCACCAACAACACTTCACATTTGTGTACATTGCGCGTTCGAGGATACAGTACCTCCACCCTGCATCATCTTGTAGATTTTGCTCTCTATGTGGAGCTGTGGGTGCTTGGTCTTCACACATTCCAGCTTGATGGCCACCTCCTCTCCAACCGAGATATCAGTGCCTAGACAAATGGACGGAGACAGAGGTGAGCTGCGTGGGAACACATCATATCATTCAGCTTTAACAACGTGGCGTAGTATCCAGATGCTTAACAGAGTATATTTAATATGGCACTGATGTATCAACAGTGTCTAATCTGCATCGTGGACTATGGACCAGTGTATAACACGTCTTTATATCATGTTTACATAAATCCATCATTTGTATGTAGATATTAGAtataaagacaataaataatTTGCCTTGTCAACGAGTTTAATTGTGAACACATTAGCTGCtggtgacagaaaaacacataaatcaaTGGCTGGTGATTAAAGTGCAGAGGGCCTGCTTGGGTACATGAGGACATATCAGTGGTTGTTAGCACAGGAAAGCCAGCCAAAATGGAAGAGGAACCAACAGTGTGCACTGTATGTACCCTGGCCTTCTTTCATGTATCTACTTTTCATGTAACTCCTTTAACAGACAAGAGGATTTAGTGAACCGTCTATCTGAGAGCGCTCTCTGCTCTGACAAACCAGGGCTTCAGCTGCTTTCTTCCTAAATATGGTTATAGCGTCCAgctccctccacacacacacagcaactgGACACCGGGTTACGTAATCCCAtttctcgcacacacacacacacgatctcATGCGGGCAGCAGTTGAATCGTGTAGGCTAACAGCAGCACCGATGGAGTACCATTGATTTCCCTGTATGATGTCATCCGGGCGGGCTGAGCAGCACTCACCGGGGTGAGGCACACAATTAGGGCCGTGACTCAGTTTATAGCAGATATGTTGTATAACTTATACACGGGAACTGTTCAAATAATGCTGGAGAAAAGCCTGTGTAAATGTGGCTGTACAGCATCGCACGCAGGATGGGCTGTCAAGTTTTACGATGACGCGGGAaaacaacatggctgctggGCTGGGGATCATCTGTGCGGCTAAACTTAATGGCATTGATCTGCCTCTGACTGGCCACCCAATCCATGACCAAATCAGTCTGATGAGTGACTTTAAAGGGTCCTTTCACCCAAATCACCATCGACAAAATTCCACTCAGTGTTCAGGACATATTTCTTCACAGAAGTGAGAGAAGTGGGGCGTAAACTGAGAACACACACTTTGTCCCTACTGTTGATTAGTGCATTA of Chelmon rostratus isolate fCheRos1 chromosome 17, fCheRos1.pri, whole genome shotgun sequence contains these proteins:
- the csnk1da gene encoding casein kinase I; its protein translation is MELRVGNRYRLGRKIGSGSFGDIYLGTDISVGEEVAIKLECVKTKHPQLHIESKIYKMMQGGVGIPTIKWCGAEGDYNVMVMELLGPSLEDLFNFCSRKFSLKTVLLLADQMISRIEYIHSKNFIHRDVKPDNFLMGLGKKGNLVYIIDFGLAKKYRDARTHQHIPYRENKNLTGTARYASINTHLGIEQSRRDDLESLGYVLMYFNLGSLPWQGLKAATKRQKYERISEKKMSTPIEVLCKGYPSEFATYLNFCRSLRFDDKPDYSYLRQLFRNLFHRQGFSYDYVFDWNMLKFGANRAAEDAERERREREERLRHSRNPGARGMASASGRARAAQDVAAPSPLNPASHTGLEKERKVSMRLHRGAPVNISSSDLTGRQDASRMSTSQALSRVTPSGLQSAAPR